Proteins encoded together in one Halalkaliarchaeum sp. AArc-CO window:
- a CDS encoding OsmC family protein: protein MTTEDNSDSELSTKTVTGTRISPKRMTIDTGDSEFTIGSDGSPLHHLLGSYAACINSTGSQVARDWGMDIESLEVSVEASYDPRIYLGEDVDARAGFQGFDVTVDVEADADRETIEEWIAEIERRCPVSDNIENETEIAVTLSSDSA, encoded by the coding sequence ATGACAACAGAGGACAATTCCGATTCGGAGCTGTCGACCAAGACGGTCACAGGAACCCGGATCAGCCCGAAGCGGATGACGATCGACACCGGCGACTCCGAGTTCACGATCGGCTCCGACGGGAGTCCACTACACCATCTGCTCGGCTCCTATGCAGCCTGCATCAACTCGACGGGGAGCCAGGTGGCACGCGACTGGGGGATGGACATCGAGAGCCTCGAAGTATCCGTGGAAGCGAGCTACGATCCACGGATCTACCTCGGAGAAGACGTCGACGCCCGAGCCGGCTTTCAGGGGTTCGACGTGACAGTCGACGTCGAGGCCGACGCCGATCGAGAAACCATCGAGGAGTGGATCGCCGAGATCGAACGCCGCTGTCCCGTCAGCGACAACATCGAAAACGAAACCGAAATCGCGGTAACGCTGTCCTCCGATTCGGCCTAA
- the prs gene encoding ribose-phosphate diphosphokinase codes for MIVPGSSSQALSAALAAETGLPLATPTYDRFPDGETLAGVPEFDADHAVVVAATPSNDAYVELLQLQDAVREAGAESVTTVLPYMGYSRQDKAFKHGQPVSARAMARAVSTGTDRVAVVNPHEPGIAEFFDVPCESIDAADRLAEPLPEDLSDPLFLAPDEGAVDLIDSVRDGYGRGETDFFEKTRDLDTGDVEVTPSDAPVTDRDVVVADDIIATGSTMSDAVEVLLSRGAARVFLACVHPLLVGNAFTKLSRAGIDGVYGTDTLERSVSSVTAAPAIAEAVETGV; via the coding sequence ATGATCGTTCCCGGCTCCAGTTCACAGGCGCTTTCGGCGGCGCTCGCGGCGGAGACTGGACTCCCCCTTGCGACGCCTACGTACGACAGATTTCCGGACGGAGAGACGCTCGCGGGCGTTCCGGAGTTCGACGCCGACCACGCGGTCGTCGTCGCTGCGACGCCCAGCAACGACGCCTACGTCGAACTACTCCAGCTTCAGGACGCCGTCCGGGAGGCCGGCGCGGAGTCGGTGACAACGGTGTTGCCGTACATGGGGTACTCCAGACAGGACAAAGCGTTCAAACACGGTCAGCCAGTGTCCGCCAGGGCGATGGCCCGGGCAGTCTCGACGGGAACCGACCGGGTCGCGGTTGTCAACCCACACGAACCCGGTATCGCGGAGTTCTTCGACGTTCCCTGCGAGTCGATCGACGCGGCCGACAGGCTGGCCGAGCCGCTGCCGGAGGATCTCTCCGATCCCCTGTTTCTCGCCCCCGACGAGGGTGCCGTCGATCTGATCGACAGCGTTCGGGACGGCTACGGCCGCGGCGAGACAGACTTCTTCGAGAAAACGAGGGATCTCGACACCGGCGACGTGGAGGTCACGCCGAGCGACGCCCCGGTCACGGATCGGGACGTCGTCGTCGCCGACGACATCATCGCCACCGGATCGACGATGAGCGACGCCGTCGAGGTGCTGCTGTCGCGGGGGGCTGCCCGGGTGTTCCTCGCGTGCGTCCACCCGCTGCTCGTCGGTAACGCGTTTACAAAACTCTCCAGGGCCGGGATCGACGGCGTGTACGGAACGGACACCCTCGAACGATCCGTCTCGTCAGTTACGGCTGCGCCAGCGATCGCCGAAGCTGTCGAAACCGGGGTATGA
- a CDS encoding HIT family protein → MSEETIFDKIVAGEIPARTVHETDTTLAFLDANPLAPGHTLVIPKDGYERVRDLPPSLSADLFAAVHELTPRIEDAVDADATTIGINDGPAAGQEVPHVHVHIVPRFEGDGGGPIHGIAGSPPDIADEELDDIAASIRND, encoded by the coding sequence ATGAGCGAAGAGACCATCTTCGACAAGATCGTCGCCGGCGAGATCCCGGCCCGTACCGTCCACGAAACCGACACTACCCTCGCGTTCCTCGATGCCAACCCCCTGGCGCCGGGGCACACGCTTGTCATCCCGAAGGACGGGTACGAGCGCGTACGCGACCTCCCGCCGTCGCTGTCGGCGGACCTGTTCGCCGCCGTCCACGAGCTCACCCCTCGGATCGAGGATGCCGTCGACGCCGACGCAACCACGATCGGCATCAACGACGGGCCTGCAGCCGGTCAGGAAGTCCCCCACGTCCACGTCCACATCGTCCCCCGATTCGAGGGCGACGGCGGCGGACCGATCCACGGCATCGCCGGCAGTCCCCCCGATATCGCGGACGAAGAACTGGACGACATCGCCGCGTCGATCCGGAACGACTGA
- a CDS encoding peptidase, whose protein sequence is MFGSLGYVVFVALAFLLATTLGPLYVNVRLRRTREPTDAEQSRLERYCEATALSPDRTYVVETVGEASVDVKAVGVPGYRVLLVTDYALESLDDDVLIGLLAAERGRTATYYAEFRAVAVTVVIALLVSTFAGFVTFDVGFLLIGVGALVAFAAGRRIQYRADTIAARQVGGDLVADAFEAVADVRGVEPKTGSWRTLFEIQPPLGDRIARLRGRQS, encoded by the coding sequence ATGTTCGGCTCGCTCGGCTACGTCGTCTTCGTCGCACTCGCGTTCCTGCTGGCGACGACGCTCGGGCCGTTGTACGTCAACGTCCGACTGCGACGCACGCGGGAACCGACGGATGCCGAACAGTCGCGGCTGGAGCGCTACTGTGAGGCGACGGCGCTGTCCCCCGACCGGACGTACGTCGTCGAGACGGTCGGCGAAGCGTCGGTCGACGTCAAGGCGGTGGGGGTCCCGGGATACCGGGTGTTGCTCGTCACCGATTACGCGCTGGAGTCGCTCGACGACGACGTGTTGATCGGATTGCTGGCTGCCGAGAGGGGACGGACTGCGACGTACTACGCCGAGTTCCGCGCGGTCGCCGTGACGGTCGTGATCGCGCTGCTCGTGTCGACGTTCGCGGGCTTTGTCACGTTCGACGTCGGCTTTCTCCTCATCGGCGTCGGTGCGCTCGTCGCCTTCGCGGCCGGTCGCCGGATCCAGTACCGGGCCGACACGATCGCCGCCCGGCAGGTCGGCGGCGACCTCGTCGCCGACGCGTTCGAAGCCGTCGCGGACGTCCGCGGCGTCGAACCGAAAACCGGCTCCTGGCGGACGCTGTTCGAGATTCAGCCGCCGCTGGGGGATCGCATCGCCCGGCTCCGTGGTCGGCAGTCGTGA
- a CDS encoding multicopper oxidase family protein, whose translation MSRDASSPIGRRRALQIGAGVAGVAGLGAVGFALGGDGDGGTAAAYPEPEYGDPDRTYRLTASEHEIDIAGGDTYDGWTYDGSYPGPEIRALEGERVRVVVENDLPEETTVHWHGMTLRGDNAMDGVPGVTQESIAPGEEFVYEFDAEPAGTHWYHSHVGLQLDRELLGPLVIEERNPHVEYDAEHTLILDEYLPEEPRVESADGTDGMGGMGGMGGSFPGAPPAKGTLVNGALPSDPAEFGIAEGERVRLRLVNAAAATTYAVGIDDHSLTVTHADGPAVEPVTVDTLEIGMGERYDVIVEGTSPGRWPIRIAPVDSVAPAGRGILAYEGATGGIDEGAIGGRRLRYPDLRSLEPIPGVEGSPDRTIDLELSAGGTMGVMGGSGEDGEWTINGQAFPDADPIRIEEGDHVRFRMRNRSPMRHPMHLHGHHFQVGDVVKDTITVPGHMGQVEFDFVADNSGTWLFHCHHLYHMETGMVRIVEYE comes from the coding sequence GTGAGCCGGGACGCTAGCTCCCCGATCGGTCGACGGCGGGCGCTCCAGATCGGCGCGGGAGTGGCGGGCGTGGCGGGGCTCGGAGCCGTCGGCTTCGCACTCGGCGGGGACGGCGACGGCGGGACGGCTGCGGCGTATCCGGAGCCGGAATACGGCGACCCCGACCGGACGTACCGTCTGACCGCGAGCGAACACGAAATCGACATCGCCGGCGGCGACACCTACGACGGCTGGACGTACGACGGGTCGTACCCCGGTCCCGAAATCCGGGCACTCGAGGGGGAACGCGTTCGGGTGGTCGTCGAAAACGACCTTCCCGAGGAGACGACCGTCCACTGGCACGGCATGACCCTCCGCGGCGACAACGCGATGGACGGCGTTCCGGGCGTCACCCAGGAGTCGATCGCCCCGGGCGAGGAGTTCGTCTACGAGTTCGACGCCGAGCCGGCCGGAACGCACTGGTATCACAGTCACGTCGGGCTCCAGCTTGATCGGGAGCTGCTCGGGCCGCTCGTAATCGAGGAACGAAACCCACACGTGGAGTACGACGCCGAGCACACGTTGATCCTCGATGAATACCTTCCCGAGGAGCCGCGGGTCGAATCCGCGGACGGCACGGATGGGATGGGCGGAATGGGCGGAATGGGTGGTTCGTTCCCGGGAGCGCCGCCGGCAAAGGGAACCCTCGTCAACGGCGCGCTCCCGAGTGATCCGGCAGAGTTCGGTATCGCCGAGGGCGAACGCGTCAGGCTTCGCCTCGTCAATGCGGCGGCGGCGACGACGTACGCCGTCGGCATCGACGACCACAGCCTGACGGTGACTCACGCCGACGGGCCGGCAGTGGAACCCGTGACCGTCGACACGCTGGAGATCGGGATGGGCGAACGCTACGACGTCATCGTCGAGGGGACATCGCCCGGGCGGTGGCCGATCCGGATCGCGCCGGTCGATTCGGTCGCCCCTGCCGGTCGCGGGATCCTCGCGTACGAGGGCGCGACTGGCGGCATCGACGAGGGTGCGATCGGCGGTCGCCGGCTCCGGTACCCCGACCTCCGGTCGCTGGAGCCGATCCCGGGCGTCGAGGGGTCGCCCGACCGAACGATCGATCTCGAACTCTCGGCTGGCGGGACGATGGGGGTGATGGGCGGTTCCGGCGAGGACGGCGAGTGGACGATAAACGGTCAGGCGTTCCCGGACGCCGATCCGATCCGGATCGAGGAGGGCGACCACGTCCGGTTCCGGATGCGGAACCGGAGCCCGATGCGGCACCCGATGCATCTCCACGGCCACCACTTCCAGGTCGGCGACGTCGTCAAGGACACCATCACGGTTCCCGGACACATGGGTCAGGTCGAGTTCGACTTCGTTGCCGACAACTCGGGCACGTGGCTGTTCCACTGCCATCACCTGTATCACATGGAGACCGGGATGGTACGGATCGTGGAATACGAGTAG
- a CDS encoding SLC13 family permease has product MFVVFGVIGLALVLFLTEPVPIDITAVALIVVLVVLEPFTTISPADGISGFASPATITVLAMFVLSEGIRRTGVVRTIGDRIVDWTGDDPKRQLGAVIGLSGGSAGFINNTPVVAVMIPMVANIANRTKTSPSKLLMPLSFASMMGGTLTLIGTSTNILASDVYDRLGGAETTPFGMFEFTALGVLVLAVGSVYLYVLSPWLVPERIQPREDLTEEFEMTEYLTEVVVTEESPFVGRTVGQCFDEVDIDGDLVQLVRGSEAFTEPLARKQVQVDDVLVLRTDRDSLIELIETEGLKLAPDAEVDETQLQVETAETTSETEQRLVEVVVSPDSGIIGETLETLSFRDRYDASVLAIRRGGEIIHARMDERPLRGGDTLLLQASDETVRRLAGNRAFVVVGDVERPQFREEKTPIAVGIVAAVVFGAAFTGYSILLTALAGMVAMVVTGCLKPTEVYDAVDWNVIFLLAGVIPLGIAMERTGGAEWLAAVTLSTAGGYEPIILLGVFYLVTAALTNLISNNASVVLMIPVAFDAAAALGANVFSFVLAVTFAASTAFMTPVGYQTNLMVYGPGGYRFSDFARVGGPLQLLLAVVTTLGIAAIWGVCPPGGCTV; this is encoded by the coding sequence GTTTCTCACCGAGCCAGTGCCCATCGACATCACCGCGGTGGCGCTCATCGTCGTGCTCGTCGTCCTCGAGCCGTTTACGACGATCAGCCCCGCTGACGGTATTTCCGGCTTCGCCTCGCCGGCCACGATTACCGTGCTGGCGATGTTCGTGTTGAGCGAGGGGATTCGACGGACTGGAGTCGTTCGGACGATCGGCGATCGGATCGTCGACTGGACTGGCGACGACCCCAAGCGGCAACTGGGAGCGGTGATCGGACTCTCGGGTGGATCGGCCGGGTTCATCAACAACACGCCGGTCGTGGCGGTGATGATCCCGATGGTGGCGAACATCGCAAACCGGACGAAGACGTCGCCCTCGAAGCTCCTCATGCCGCTGTCGTTCGCATCGATGATGGGTGGGACGCTCACGCTGATCGGAACCTCGACGAACATCCTGGCCTCGGACGTGTACGACCGGCTCGGGGGAGCCGAGACGACGCCGTTCGGCATGTTCGAGTTCACCGCGCTCGGCGTCCTGGTGCTTGCAGTCGGCAGCGTCTACTTATACGTCCTGAGTCCGTGGCTGGTGCCCGAGCGAATCCAACCCCGCGAGGATCTCACCGAGGAGTTCGAGATGACCGAGTACCTCACCGAGGTAGTCGTCACCGAGGAGTCGCCGTTCGTCGGCAGGACCGTGGGACAATGTTTCGACGAGGTCGACATCGACGGGGATCTGGTGCAGTTAGTTCGTGGGTCGGAGGCGTTTACCGAACCGCTGGCGCGAAAACAGGTGCAGGTCGACGACGTACTCGTACTCCGAACCGACCGGGACAGCCTCATCGAACTCATCGAAACCGAGGGGCTGAAGCTGGCACCCGACGCCGAAGTCGACGAGACACAGCTACAGGTGGAGACTGCGGAGACGACGTCCGAGACCGAACAGCGTCTCGTGGAAGTCGTCGTCTCGCCGGACAGTGGAATCATCGGTGAGACCCTGGAAACGCTGAGTTTCAGGGACCGGTACGACGCGTCGGTGCTCGCGATCCGTCGCGGCGGGGAGATCATCCACGCCCGGATGGACGAACGGCCACTTCGCGGCGGCGACACGCTGTTGCTCCAGGCCAGTGACGAAACGGTGCGGCGCCTGGCGGGCAACCGGGCGTTCGTCGTCGTCGGCGACGTCGAGCGCCCCCAGTTCAGGGAAGAGAAGACACCGATCGCCGTCGGAATCGTCGCGGCGGTCGTCTTCGGGGCGGCGTTTACGGGCTATTCGATCCTCCTGACAGCGCTTGCGGGGATGGTGGCGATGGTCGTCACTGGCTGTCTGAAGCCCACAGAGGTGTACGACGCAGTCGACTGGAACGTGATCTTCCTGCTGGCAGGCGTGATTCCGCTGGGGATTGCAATGGAGCGGACCGGCGGTGCAGAGTGGCTCGCGGCGGTGACGCTGTCGACCGCGGGCGGCTACGAGCCGATCATATTGCTCGGCGTATTCTATCTCGTCACCGCGGCGTTGACGAACCTCATCAGCAACAACGCGAGCGTCGTGTTGATGATCCCGGTGGCGTTCGACGCCGCGGCCGCGCTCGGTGCGAACGTGTTTTCGTTCGTGCTGGCGGTGACGTTCGCAGCCTCGACGGCGTTCATGACGCCGGTCGGCTACCAGACGAATTTGATGGTATACGGCCCCGGCGGCTACCGGTTTTCGGACTTCGCCCGCGTCGGCGGGCCGTTGCAGTTGTTGCTCGCGGTGGTGACGACGCTGGGGATTGCCGCGATCTGGGGAGTGTGTCCGCCGGGTGGGTGTACGGTGTGA